The following are encoded together in the Arcticibacterium luteifluviistationis genome:
- a CDS encoding beta-N-acetylhexosaminidase, which yields MKTILSLVLALALNLAAFAQHQIIPTPVSYETTDGMFMLDNQVSINLRTDDADVKTYLTNFQDFLSQSGNKIEFKSVPEPSRTNRVISISLKAAPDLASEGYELEVTENEISLSANKAPGIFNGLQTLRQLLPREFENKDAYGMGMGMIMGCKIKDYPRFGWRGLMLDVSRHFFSVEDVKAYIDKMAQYKMNVFHWHLTDDEGWRIEIKSLPKLTEVGAWRVPRHGRFGIDRPFPKEGEKATEGGFYTHEDIREVIKYATERNITIVPEVDIPGHSMAVLAAYPELSTLKEPKVVNPGGYFADWTGPHFKMLIENTLNPADEKVYEFVDKVMTEVAELFPSQYIHMGGDECYHGYWEESPEVQKFMKANKIPDTHGLQSYFVGRVQKIINSKGKKMIGWDEILEGGLAEGAAVMSWQGMKGGIEAAKLGHNVVMTPTTFAYLDYTQGDPSLENAIYASLSLKKAYSFEPVPDDVDAKYILGGQGNLWTEVIPNLQYAFYMTYPRAFAISETLWSPKESKNYQSFLQRTESHFARFDAAKTNISHAVLDPIVTVKKDGDKLLVTLENDIANTEIFYTIDNTYPVQFGNKYEGTFEVPEGDLSLRTQTFRNGRAIGRDILISRADLVKRAK from the coding sequence ATGAAAACAATACTAAGTTTAGTTCTAGCCTTAGCTCTGAACCTTGCTGCATTTGCTCAGCACCAAATCATTCCCACTCCTGTTTCTTACGAAACCACTGACGGAATGTTTATGCTAGATAATCAAGTGAGCATTAACCTGCGTACAGACGATGCCGATGTAAAAACCTACTTAACTAACTTTCAAGATTTTCTTTCCCAATCCGGAAATAAAATTGAATTTAAAAGTGTTCCCGAACCAAGCAGAACAAACAGAGTTATAAGTATTTCATTAAAAGCAGCTCCAGACTTAGCCAGCGAAGGCTATGAACTTGAAGTCACAGAAAATGAAATTAGCCTATCGGCCAATAAAGCCCCTGGTATTTTCAATGGCCTGCAAACTTTAAGACAATTACTCCCAAGAGAATTCGAAAACAAAGACGCTTACGGAATGGGCATGGGTATGATCATGGGTTGCAAAATAAAAGATTACCCAAGATTTGGCTGGCGTGGACTCATGCTTGATGTAAGCAGGCACTTCTTTTCTGTAGAAGATGTAAAAGCTTACATAGACAAAATGGCTCAGTATAAGATGAATGTTTTCCACTGGCATTTAACAGATGACGAAGGCTGGAGAATTGAAATTAAATCTTTGCCAAAACTAACAGAAGTAGGTGCATGGAGAGTACCAAGACATGGCCGTTTCGGGATAGATAGACCTTTCCCTAAGGAAGGTGAAAAAGCTACGGAAGGTGGTTTTTATACGCATGAAGATATCAGAGAAGTTATTAAGTACGCCACAGAAAGAAACATCACCATAGTTCCTGAGGTTGATATCCCTGGGCATAGCATGGCGGTTTTAGCTGCATACCCTGAACTTTCCACCTTAAAAGAGCCTAAAGTGGTTAACCCTGGCGGATACTTTGCCGACTGGACAGGCCCTCACTTTAAAATGTTAATTGAGAATACGCTAAACCCAGCAGACGAAAAGGTTTATGAATTTGTAGATAAAGTAATGACCGAAGTAGCTGAATTATTTCCAAGTCAATACATACACATGGGCGGAGATGAGTGCTACCATGGTTACTGGGAAGAAAGCCCAGAGGTTCAAAAGTTCATGAAGGCTAATAAAATACCCGACACACACGGTCTGCAAAGTTATTTTGTAGGTCGAGTTCAAAAAATCATTAATAGCAAAGGCAAAAAAATGATAGGTTGGGATGAAATCCTTGAAGGTGGCTTGGCTGAAGGTGCTGCCGTAATGAGTTGGCAAGGGATGAAAGGTGGTATAGAAGCTGCCAAATTAGGACATAATGTAGTTATGACACCTACTACTTTCGCTTACTTAGATTATACGCAGGGAGACCCAAGTTTAGAAAATGCTATCTATGCAAGTTTGAGTCTTAAAAAGGCTTATTCTTTTGAGCCCGTACCAGACGATGTAGATGCCAAGTATATCTTAGGAGGCCAAGGTAACCTTTGGACGGAAGTTATTCCAAACTTACAATATGCGTTCTATATGACCTATCCTAGAGCATTTGCTATCTCTGAAACACTTTGGAGTCCAAAAGAAAGTAAAAATTATCAAAGCTTCTTACAAAGAACCGAGAGCCATTTTGCGAGATTTGATGCTGCTAAAACCAACATCTCTCATGCTGTTCTTGACCCAATAGTTACTGTAAAAAAAGATGGAGATAAACTTCTAGTAACTTTGGAAAACGACATAGCGAATACAGAAATCTTCTATACCATTGATAATACTTATCCTGTGCAATTTGGAAATAAATACGAGGGTACTTTTGAAGTTCCTGAAGGAGACCTGAGCCTTAGAACACAAACATTTAGAAATGGAAGGGCTATTGGCCGTGATATCTTAATTTCACGAGCAGATTTAGTTAAAAGAGCTAAATAG
- a CDS encoding arylsulfatase: protein MRFFLLFISLCSFSILSCQKAEEKKPNILFILTDDQGWGDMSSHGNDIIETPNLDLLSQNGAEFDRFYVSPLCAPTRASLLTGRYHLKTGATSVSNGLEIMDTEEETIAEVFKANGYKTGIFGKWHNGSHYPNRPTDQGFDEFIGFCAGHWSNYFDTKLDSNNTEIQSTGFITDYLTDKAIDFIDRNKEEPFLCYVPFNAPHSPFQVPDSYYDKYKAKGLDDELASIYGLVDNVDANIGRLLEKLESEGLSENTIVIFMSDNGPNGVRYNGEMKGVKGHVDEGGVRVPAMINWPDKIARGRKIGGMAAHIDWLPTLKELCGIQQESKKEIDGISLANVLLNSETEIPERAVFSHVAFLEKDLKNNPGALRTGENLMVFKGKKPELYFLDSDPSQETDISKSNTTLTENLFNKYIDWFKDASKNYQSVKPTSVNTDYIELPAYEAQFSGNLKYEEGHGWAHDWLKNWTSTTDQMSWLINSTEETELNAYLIYNCPEASINAEIKLEIGNNKVSNTISQAFEGTLIHSPDRITRKEAYEKDWAKMKIGNIKIPKGTNEIVLSALSIPNSEVAEVKAIVLSKE, encoded by the coding sequence ATGCGATTCTTCCTATTATTCATTTCTCTTTGCTCTTTCTCTATTTTATCTTGTCAAAAAGCAGAAGAAAAAAAGCCTAACATTCTTTTCATATTGACAGACGACCAAGGATGGGGAGATATGAGTAGCCACGGCAATGACATAATAGAAACTCCCAACTTAGATTTATTAAGTCAAAACGGAGCAGAGTTTGACCGCTTTTATGTTTCTCCCTTGTGTGCTCCTACCCGAGCCAGCTTATTGACCGGCAGGTATCATTTAAAAACAGGAGCCACTTCTGTTTCTAATGGCCTAGAAATTATGGATACGGAGGAAGAAACCATTGCCGAAGTATTCAAAGCGAATGGCTATAAGACAGGCATTTTTGGCAAATGGCACAATGGCTCCCATTATCCAAACCGACCAACAGACCAAGGATTTGATGAGTTTATAGGCTTTTGTGCAGGGCACTGGAGTAACTACTTTGACACTAAATTAGACAGTAACAACACTGAAATTCAGAGCACTGGTTTTATCACGGACTATTTGACCGATAAAGCCATAGACTTTATAGACAGAAACAAAGAAGAACCATTCCTTTGCTATGTGCCTTTTAATGCTCCCCACAGTCCTTTTCAGGTGCCGGATAGTTATTATGACAAGTATAAAGCGAAAGGTTTAGATGACGAGTTAGCTAGTATCTATGGCTTGGTGGATAATGTGGACGCTAACATTGGAAGATTGCTAGAAAAACTAGAAAGCGAAGGTTTATCGGAAAACACCATTGTTATTTTCATGTCTGACAATGGACCAAACGGTGTACGCTATAATGGCGAAATGAAAGGCGTAAAAGGTCATGTAGATGAAGGTGGCGTAAGAGTTCCTGCCATGATTAACTGGCCTGATAAAATAGCAAGAGGAAGAAAAATTGGAGGAATGGCGGCACACATTGATTGGCTACCTACATTAAAAGAGCTTTGCGGTATTCAGCAGGAATCGAAAAAAGAAATTGACGGTATTAGTCTAGCAAATGTTTTATTAAACTCGGAAACAGAAATACCAGAAAGAGCAGTTTTTAGCCATGTGGCATTTCTAGAAAAAGACTTGAAAAATAATCCTGGAGCTTTAAGAACTGGAGAAAATTTGATGGTATTTAAGGGAAAGAAACCAGAACTCTACTTTTTAGATTCTGACCCAAGTCAGGAAACGGATATTTCAAAGAGCAACACTACACTTACTGAAAACCTCTTTAATAAATACATTGACTGGTTTAAAGATGCCTCAAAGAATTATCAATCTGTAAAACCAACATCTGTTAATACAGACTACATAGAACTACCAGCCTACGAAGCTCAGTTTTCCGGAAATTTGAAATATGAAGAAGGACATGGTTGGGCTCATGATTGGTTAAAAAACTGGACATCTACCACAGACCAAATGAGTTGGTTAATAAACTCGACAGAGGAAACTGAGTTAAACGCCTATTTGATTTATAATTGCCCTGAGGCTTCCATAAACGCCGAAATAAAGCTAGAAATTGGCAATAACAAGGTGAGTAATACTATCTCACAAGCCTTTGAAGGTACTTTAATTCATAGCCCAGATAGAATCACAAGAAAAGAGGCTTACGAAAAAGATTGGGCCAAAATGAAAATTGGGAATATCAAGATTCCAAAAGGCACAAACGAAATTGTACTTTCAGCTCTTTCAATTCCCAATTCTGAAGTAGCAGAAGTTAAAGCTATAGTTCTTTCGAAAGAATAG
- a CDS encoding rhodanese-like domain-containing protein: protein MFDFIKKMFAGNSEELKELIKNGAVIIDVRSPGEFSGGHANKAINIPLDTLGNNIAKIKKFKKPVVLCCASGMRSSKAKGILVNKGVENVHDAGSWGNLR from the coding sequence ATGTTCGATTTCATAAAGAAAATGTTTGCCGGAAACTCTGAAGAACTTAAAGAGTTAATAAAAAACGGTGCGGTTATAATTGACGTAAGAAGCCCGGGAGAATTTTCTGGTGGTCATGCAAATAAGGCTATCAATATCCCGCTAGACACTTTGGGTAATAACATTGCCAAAATTAAGAAATTCAAGAAACCTGTGGTATTATGCTGTGCATCTGGAATGCGTTCATCAAAAGCCAAAGGAATTCTAGTAAACAAAGGTGTTGAAAATGTACACGACGCTGGTTCATGGGGTAATTTGAGGTAA
- a CDS encoding Lrp/AsnC family transcriptional regulator, with the protein MNHIDPVDLKILKLLVKDGLCTNKEIAAELNLTTTPVHERIKRLRRDGVIEKYTIELNRKKLHRNLLVFCSVSLKEHAAEFLEKFEKDIQTLPEVVECYCVSGGADFLLKVIVEDMDQYKLFILNKLSALSNIGNAQSQFVVKEVKQASILS; encoded by the coding sequence ATGAACCATATAGACCCCGTTGATTTAAAAATCCTGAAACTTCTTGTCAAAGATGGTTTATGTACTAATAAAGAAATAGCTGCCGAACTCAACCTTACCACCACACCTGTTCATGAAAGAATTAAGAGACTCCGCAGAGATGGTGTCATTGAAAAGTATACGATAGAGCTAAACAGGAAAAAATTACACCGAAACCTCTTGGTGTTTTGTAGCGTCAGCTTAAAAGAACATGCGGCAGAATTTCTAGAGAAATTTGAAAAAGATATTCAAACCTTACCCGAAGTAGTCGAGTGCTATTGTGTCTCAGGAGGAGCTGATTTTTTACTCAAAGTAATTGTAGAGGATATGGACCAGTATAAATTATTTATTCTGAATAAACTCTCTGCTCTTTCAAATATTGGAAATGCTCAAAGTCAATTTGTAGTGAAAGAAGTAAAACAAGCGAGTATTCTTTCTTAA
- a CDS encoding pyridoxal phosphate-dependent aminotransferase, translating into MKKSLNRRSMLKTGLMSIGGMALAPHIAKGAFESAPFKLDASNRLVYSPLAREYFVDENFAPEIVAKLTSNENPYGPPASAKQAVIDSVSGGNRYAWREMATLMDNIAEKEGVTTKHLMMGPGSSDLLEKVAIVRFMNGGNIVSADPTYMSLIRVAERVGATWKPVPCTSDWSHDLDAMAAAVDADTKLVYICNPNNPVGTMTAAKDLEAFCKKVSKTVPIFIDEAYMELAYGPEAVSQSPLVKDGYNVIVCRTFSKIMGMAGLRIGFMIAQPEFIKEISSVTRGGMGISLTSIHAATAAYGDDGFQEMTKTKNDAAKKYTTAAVKAMGYDPIPSFTNFMMFEINMNGKEFLGKMRDQGVGCRAFTINDKDMCRVSMGTMDEMKMFVSALKTLS; encoded by the coding sequence ATGAAAAAATCTCTGAATCGTAGAAGCATGCTTAAGACAGGTCTAATGTCTATTGGAGGCATGGCCTTAGCACCACATATTGCAAAAGGGGCCTTTGAAAGTGCACCTTTCAAATTAGATGCTAGCAACAGACTTGTCTATAGCCCGTTGGCTAGAGAATATTTCGTTGATGAAAACTTTGCACCAGAAATCGTTGCAAAACTAACTTCAAACGAAAACCCATATGGTCCACCAGCTAGTGCAAAACAAGCGGTTATTGATTCAGTAAGCGGTGGAAACCGTTATGCTTGGAGAGAGATGGCCACTCTTATGGACAATATTGCTGAGAAAGAAGGTGTAACTACTAAGCACCTAATGATGGGACCTGGTTCTTCTGATCTTTTAGAGAAAGTAGCTATCGTTCGCTTTATGAATGGTGGAAACATTGTTTCTGCAGATCCTACTTACATGTCTCTTATTCGTGTGGCAGAAAGAGTTGGAGCTACTTGGAAGCCTGTTCCTTGTACTTCTGACTGGTCGCATGATTTAGATGCAATGGCTGCTGCTGTAGATGCAGATACTAAATTGGTTTACATCTGTAATCCAAACAATCCTGTAGGTACCATGACTGCTGCTAAAGACTTAGAAGCATTCTGTAAAAAAGTATCTAAAACAGTTCCAATTTTCATTGATGAGGCCTACATGGAATTAGCTTATGGTCCTGAAGCTGTATCTCAGTCTCCTTTAGTAAAAGATGGCTATAATGTAATCGTATGTCGTACGTTCTCAAAAATCATGGGAATGGCCGGTTTAAGAATTGGTTTCATGATAGCTCAGCCAGAATTCATTAAAGAAATCTCAAGTGTTACACGTGGTGGCATGGGCATCTCTTTGACATCTATTCACGCTGCTACAGCAGCTTACGGTGATGATGGTTTCCAAGAAATGACAAAAACTAAGAATGACGCAGCCAAGAAATATACAACGGCAGCTGTTAAGGCTATGGGTTATGACCCTATTCCTTCTTTCACCAACTTCATGATGTTTGAGATAAACATGAACGGTAAAGAGTTTTTAGGCAAAATGCGTGACCAAGGGGTTGGCTGTAGAGCTTTCACCATTAACGATAAAGACATGTGCCGTGTAAGTATGGGTACCATGGACGAAATGAAAATGTTCGTAAGTGCACTTAAAACTTTAAGTTGA
- a CDS encoding sulfite exporter TauE/SafE family protein — translation MDFFSDHSLLEWALVFFSAFIVGFSKAGLRGVDVMNVTIMALVFGSKASTGLVLPLLCMADVLAVIYYNRHAQWKHFKILMPWMIAGVLIGWYVGRDIDDTLFKRIMAVIILAAVGLLFWWERRKSQKMPQGLWFGSTMGLVTGFTTMIGNLAGAFSNVYFLILKFPKNEFIGTVSWMFLFINLFKLPFHIFSWETISIDTLKIDLALAPAMIIGFFVGVRIVKKINNDTYRKLILGLTLLGALVIFFR, via the coding sequence TTGGATTTCTTTTCAGACCATAGCCTACTAGAATGGGCACTCGTATTTTTCTCTGCCTTTATTGTAGGTTTCTCTAAAGCAGGACTCCGAGGAGTAGATGTCATGAATGTCACCATCATGGCTTTAGTATTTGGATCAAAAGCCTCTACAGGGCTAGTCCTCCCCTTACTATGTATGGCAGATGTATTAGCCGTAATTTATTACAACCGGCATGCTCAATGGAAGCATTTCAAGATTTTAATGCCGTGGATGATAGCAGGCGTATTAATAGGCTGGTATGTGGGTAGAGACATTGACGATACGCTATTTAAACGCATCATGGCGGTTATCATTCTTGCGGCTGTAGGTCTATTATTTTGGTGGGAAAGAAGAAAGTCACAAAAAATGCCGCAAGGCCTTTGGTTTGGAAGTACTATGGGGCTAGTCACAGGCTTCACCACCATGATAGGCAACCTTGCTGGTGCCTTTTCTAATGTCTATTTCTTGATTCTTAAATTTCCCAAAAACGAGTTCATAGGTACTGTTTCGTGGATGTTTCTTTTCATAAACCTTTTCAAGTTACCTTTTCATATATTTTCTTGGGAAACCATTAGTATTGATACCTTGAAAATTGACCTCGCTTTAGCTCCTGCAATGATTATCGGCTTTTTCGTTGGTGTTAGAATAGTTAAGAAAATAAACAATGACACCTATCGCAAACTAATACTTGGCCTAACCTTATTGGGAGCTCTCGTCATTTTCTTCAGATAA
- a CDS encoding AEC family transporter produces the protein MNEAIFKTLILVLLIALGFILKAKFGSKDKVNGIKEIVLSVALPSTIFIALMKINLDASLLFIPVVALLFNFIMFLITPLALSSFGIKKDSSSARTLTLLIPSLAPGLSCFPFIVEFLGEESLAMAAMGDIGNKFFCLIFLYVVAMNMSLKNSGSEKQNVKEKITSLLASLAKEPINIVLVAGLVLLGFGVSYSTLPEIIRGVFDKTSAIMTPLVLIFIGLAVNLKEGKKKLVFSLLSLRAGISLILSALFIYFTGMSSSNNILLTIIFPLSCISFWPFAHISLFLNKEESMGIEKEKRTFNSELAIMVLAISLPFSTTLVLTILTAGTYFVDIWKIVSLGIALLALGSIPMILSKVQFKRHETSSMSENHA, from the coding sequence ATGAACGAAGCTATATTCAAAACCCTCATCCTTGTATTACTAATAGCATTAGGCTTCATACTTAAAGCTAAATTTGGCAGCAAAGACAAAGTAAACGGTATCAAGGAAATAGTACTTTCGGTGGCACTTCCATCCACCATTTTCATAGCATTAATGAAAATAAATTTGGACGCATCTTTACTTTTTATTCCGGTAGTAGCTCTCCTTTTTAATTTCATCATGTTTTTGATTACGCCATTGGCATTATCAAGTTTTGGAATTAAGAAAGACTCTTCAAGTGCTAGAACCTTAACGTTACTTATTCCATCATTAGCCCCAGGGCTTTCTTGTTTTCCTTTCATTGTTGAATTTCTAGGTGAAGAAAGCTTAGCTATGGCAGCCATGGGCGACATTGGAAACAAGTTTTTCTGCTTAATATTCCTTTATGTAGTTGCCATGAATATGTCTTTGAAAAATTCAGGCTCTGAAAAACAGAATGTTAAAGAGAAAATCACTTCCCTTCTCGCAAGTTTGGCTAAAGAACCTATCAATATTGTTCTAGTAGCTGGATTGGTTCTATTAGGCTTTGGAGTTAGTTACAGTACGCTTCCTGAAATAATTAGAGGTGTATTTGACAAAACAAGTGCTATCATGACCCCATTGGTTTTAATCTTTATTGGATTAGCCGTTAATCTAAAAGAAGGCAAAAAGAAACTCGTATTTTCCTTACTCTCTTTAAGAGCAGGTATCAGCCTTATCTTAAGTGCATTATTCATTTACTTCACGGGCATGAGCTCTTCAAATAATATACTTCTTACTATTATATTCCCTCTAAGTTGTATTAGTTTTTGGCCATTTGCTCATATCTCTTTGTTTCTTAACAAAGAAGAAAGCATGGGGATTGAAAAAGAGAAAAGAACCTTTAATTCAGAACTGGCTATCATGGTATTAGCCATATCACTTCCATTCTCTACTACATTGGTTTTAACCATACTTACAGCAGGTACGTATTTTGTAGACATTTGGAAAATAGTTTCTTTAGGAATTGCTTTATTAGCTTTAGGCTCAATTCCTATGATTTTATCAAAAGTTCAATTTAAAAGACATGAAACTAGTAGCATGAGTGAAAACCATGCCTAG